The sequence GGCGGCTGAGGCGCCGACTCGGGCATGGCCGCGGCCTGCGGTGCCGGTCCGGGCTGCGGGGCGGCTGCGGCTTGCGGTGCCGGTCCCGGCTGCGGGGCGGCTGCGGGCTGAGTGGGGGCGGCCGCCGGCGGCGCGACCGGGGGTACGGGCGGCCAGCCCGGGGCGGTGCCCGGCGGGTGCGGCCAGGCGGGTGCGCCGGCCGGCTCCTCGGGCATCAGAAACCACATGATCGGGTACGCCAGCGCGGCGAGCCCGCCGGTGAGCAGTGCGGCGACGGCGAAGCCGACCCGGACCAGGGTGGGATCGACCGCGAAGTAGCGGCCGAGGCCGCTGGCCACACCGGCGATCATGCGGTCGGTGACCGGCCGGCGGAGCTGCTTGTACGGGGCCTGAGGGGTGCCGTGGTAGGTCATGCCCCAACGGTCCCGCGTCGGTGCGGTCGAGCACCTCGGTGACTGCCCGGACTCCTACCCTGACCGATCCCTGAGGTGCCAGCCAAGAGTCAGGAATCTGACTCTTTTCGATGGCGGTAACGGTGCCGGGGGGAGAATGTCCTCCCGTGACCACCTTGCTGGAGCCGCTGCGCAGGATCGCGGCATACGCAGTTTGTGCTGATT comes from Micromonospora viridifaciens and encodes:
- a CDS encoding PspC domain-containing protein; protein product: MTYHGTPQAPYKQLRRPVTDRMIAGVASGLGRYFAVDPTLVRVGFAVAALLTGGLAALAYPIMWFLMPEEPAGAPAWPHPPGTAPGWPPVPPVAPPAAAPTQPAAAPQPGPAPQAAAAPQPGPAPQAAAMPESAPQPPMPPA